Proteins from a genomic interval of Brucella melitensis bv. 1 str. 16M:
- a CDS encoding D-amino-acid transaminase, whose protein sequence is MAASAAELENRIVYVNGEYVAARDARISIFDRGFLFGDGIYEVTAVLEGKLVNSEPHMQRLRRSTGEIGIAMPMSEDEIVTIERELIRRNKLTEGLVYLQVTRGNGGDRDFVPAANMKPSVVLFTQEANLLDKPALKTGAHVLSLDDLRWKRRDIKTVCLLPQALTKEIAKNAGCDEAWMIEDGYVTEGASSTAYIVTRDDVIVTRPNSNFTLPGCTRLSLLQLITETGMKLEERLFTIDEAYAAKEAFLTSAGTFVTPITVIDGKTIGDGKPGPIARRLREVYLDHARRTAI, encoded by the coding sequence ATGGCCGCTTCAGCAGCAGAACTTGAAAACCGCATCGTATATGTCAACGGCGAATACGTCGCCGCCCGCGATGCCCGCATCTCCATTTTCGACCGTGGCTTTCTCTTCGGCGACGGCATTTACGAAGTAACTGCCGTTCTGGAAGGCAAGCTTGTCAATAGCGAACCGCATATGCAACGCTTGCGCCGCTCGACCGGCGAAATCGGCATTGCGATGCCGATGAGCGAAGACGAGATCGTCACCATCGAACGCGAGCTGATCCGCCGCAACAAGCTGACCGAAGGTCTGGTCTATCTACAGGTGACACGCGGCAACGGAGGCGACCGCGATTTTGTGCCAGCCGCAAACATGAAGCCTTCGGTGGTTCTCTTCACGCAGGAAGCCAACCTGCTCGACAAGCCAGCACTCAAGACCGGCGCGCATGTGCTTTCACTGGACGATCTGCGCTGGAAGCGCCGTGACATCAAGACAGTCTGCCTGCTGCCGCAGGCGCTCACCAAGGAAATTGCCAAGAATGCCGGTTGCGACGAGGCATGGATGATCGAAGACGGTTATGTGACCGAAGGCGCATCTTCCACGGCCTATATCGTAACCAGGGACGATGTTATCGTCACCCGGCCCAACAGCAATTTCACCCTGCCCGGTTGCACGCGGCTTTCGCTTTTGCAACTGATTACAGAGACCGGCATGAAGCTGGAAGAACGCCTCTTCACCATCGATGAGGCCTATGCGGCAAAAGAAGCCTTTCTTACAAGTGCGGGAACTTTCGTCACGCCGATCACCGTTATTGATGGAAAAACCATCGGCGACGGAAAGCCCGGCCCGATTGCCCGGCGCCTGCGCGAAGTCTATCTCGACCACGCCCGCCGCACGGCAATCTGA